In Kryptolebias marmoratus isolate JLee-2015 linkage group LG4, ASM164957v2, whole genome shotgun sequence, the following proteins share a genomic window:
- the fbxo2 gene encoding F-box only protein 2, with protein MARNLLKNPNGDEQLDFWELTENGGNEWKVEDMPGDCGHDFCNEDVTKYFATSFELCLKRQVIDLIEEGYTSDQLDAQPAVTAEDWYCGRTDCGCTYQITVYLLDENHEVIQEFKPDSVKLDPEQDCSWKQVTHTFSDYGPGMRFISFEHGGQDTNFWNGWFGVRVTGSSVTLEI; from the exons ATGGCTAGAAACCTGCTGAAGAATCCCAATGGGGACG aacagctggatttctgGGAGCTGACGGAGAATGGCGGGAACGAGTGGAAAGTGGAGGACATGCCGGGAGACTGCGGTCATGACTTCTGTAACGAAGACGTGACTAAATACTTTGCAACCTCCTTTGA GCTTTGCCTGAAGAGGCAGGTGATCGACCTGATAGAGGAGGGATACACCTCGGATCAGCTGGACGCTCAGCCTGCTGTCACAGCAGAAGACTG GTACTGTGGCAGGACAGATTGCGGCTGCACCTATCAGATTACCGTCTATCTGCTGGACGAAAATCATGAGGTCATACAGGAGTTCAAACCTGACTCTGTGAAACTGGACCCAGAGCAAGACTGCTCAtggaaacag GTCACCCACACATTTTCAGACTACGGCCCTGGGATGCGTTTCATCTCCTTTGAGCACGGAGGACAAGACACTAACTTCTGGAACGGCTGGTTTGGTGTCCGGGTCACTGGGAGCTCTGTTACACTCGAGatctga
- the LOC108240321 gene encoding small vasohibin-binding protein, with product MEPACRKDKPKLNSTPTRGDRAKQKSAQQELKQRQRAEIYALNKVMTELEQQQFEAFCKQMQSQGD from the exons ATGGAGCCCGCCTGCCGTAAGGACAAACCCAAGTTGAACTCCACCCCGACCAGAGGAGACAGAGCCAAGCAGAAGTCTGCCCAGCAGGAGCTCAAACAGCGACAGAGAGCCGAG ATTTACGCTCTGAACAAGGTGATGACGGAGttggagcagcagcagtttgaggCTTTCTGTAAACAGATGCAGTCACAAGGAGACTGA